One region of Aeromicrobium sp. Sec7.5 genomic DNA includes:
- a CDS encoding VOC family protein produces MKVERVVPNLLVDDLAAAVRQHTDVLGLHVVMDHGWIVTLADHDGHQLSLMTSDATAPVSPDVSVFVDDVHAALAAAGEAGVEIVHPLTAEPWGVTRFFYRDTSGRVVNVGSHT; encoded by the coding sequence ATGAAGGTCGAACGCGTCGTCCCGAACCTCCTGGTCGACGATCTCGCCGCAGCGGTCCGCCAGCACACCGACGTGCTCGGCCTGCACGTCGTGATGGACCACGGCTGGATCGTGACGCTCGCCGATCACGACGGCCACCAGCTCAGCCTGATGACGAGCGACGCGACGGCCCCGGTCAGCCCCGACGTGTCCGTCTTCGTCGACGACGTCCACGCGGCGCTCGCCGCAGCCGGGGAGGCCGGCGTCGAGATCGTCCATCCGCTGACAGCAGAGCCCTGGGGCGTCACGCGCTTCTTCTACCGCGACACGTCAGGGCGGGTCGTGAACGTCGGTTCGCACACCTGA
- a CDS encoding ATP-binding protein → MAATGVMQLPFASRSLRTARHELMTFLAQNGVRAMVANDALLVLGELAANAVRHGAPRPDGTFEARWALRDDGLLLSVQDGGDSGTVHVMHVDESALSGRGLAIVDLLADRWWIERDSGTRISAVLKL, encoded by the coding sequence GTGGCAGCGACGGGCGTGATGCAGCTGCCTTTCGCCTCGCGATCCTTGCGCACGGCCCGCCACGAGCTGATGACCTTCCTGGCGCAAAACGGCGTCCGTGCGATGGTCGCCAACGACGCCCTGCTCGTGCTGGGTGAGCTGGCGGCCAACGCCGTCCGGCACGGGGCCCCGCGGCCTGACGGCACCTTCGAGGCCCGGTGGGCGCTCCGCGACGACGGCCTCCTGCTGAGCGTGCAGGACGGCGGCGACAGCGGCACGGTGCACGTCATGCACGTCGACGAGTCGGCCCTCTCCGGCCGCGGGCTCGCCATCGTCGACCTGCTCGCCGACCGTTGGTGGATCGAGCGCGACAGCGGAACCCGCATCAGCGCCGTGCTGAAGCTCTGA
- a CDS encoding helicase → MPTAGPGERVWVLDVPYGTQVDGATWHPVVKTHLHVGRALPAHLAPYAPGPHTLGRFIENSLNPDDPTPPDPEPSEPLEPRRIQFEAADAIAARAAAGGRQFLLADEPGVGKTISAVLGALAVGDLRGARRVLVVADRPAAITIGHWCRTISALGDGGLEWVVITWDRLEKITGTWDVIIADEAHALRRTTTKRWKHWARISGHGKAHDAAPFVIATTATPGHTPLELPYLAPAYAQVLGEPMREWTSATQPGTAFAAALERHGVGVEKGRYGAAWTADPARRGADLTLVRGWLADERPPAMLHRAAPWGPVQISGMPVTLTPAERTAYEAEWGEFCREMDIARRGRNVAKGRSALLRFRQKAGLIRVDSTVAWIDQQVQAERQVACSVEFVATAADPITDRLRESGIEVATIYGRDRFDVEAERLRFQTGEAKVCVFTTVASISLHAGETLPGGRTASTDPRVGIFHQARFSGIAGRQVTGRTHRDHQVSPWHIAYAEGTVEEQVGKVMVERIAAASDTAGSDTTGLTDLAHLLGADWLPVAALAEDGA, encoded by the coding sequence GTGCCGACCGCGGGCCCGGGGGAGCGGGTGTGGGTGCTCGACGTCCCGTACGGCACTCAGGTCGACGGGGCGACCTGGCACCCGGTGGTCAAGACCCACCTGCACGTCGGCCGCGCGCTGCCGGCGCACCTCGCGCCCTACGCCCCGGGGCCCCACACGCTCGGCCGGTTCATCGAGAACTCCCTCAATCCCGACGACCCCACGCCTCCCGACCCCGAGCCGTCCGAACCGCTCGAGCCCCGGCGGATCCAGTTCGAGGCGGCCGACGCGATCGCGGCGCGCGCCGCGGCGGGGGGACGGCAGTTCCTGCTGGCCGACGAGCCCGGCGTCGGCAAGACGATCTCGGCCGTCCTCGGCGCGCTCGCGGTGGGCGACCTCCGCGGGGCCCGACGGGTTCTGGTGGTCGCCGACCGGCCCGCCGCGATCACGATCGGGCACTGGTGCCGCACCATCTCGGCCCTGGGGGACGGCGGCCTGGAGTGGGTCGTCATCACGTGGGACCGGCTGGAGAAGATCACCGGCACGTGGGACGTGATCATCGCCGACGAGGCACACGCGCTGCGACGGACGACGACCAAGCGGTGGAAGCACTGGGCGCGGATCTCGGGCCACGGGAAGGCGCACGACGCGGCGCCGTTCGTCATCGCGACGACGGCGACGCCCGGGCACACGCCGCTCGAGCTGCCCTACCTCGCTCCGGCCTATGCGCAGGTGCTCGGCGAGCCGATGCGGGAGTGGACCTCGGCGACGCAGCCCGGGACCGCGTTCGCCGCTGCGCTCGAGCGCCACGGCGTGGGGGTGGAGAAGGGGCGCTACGGGGCAGCGTGGACCGCCGACCCCGCGCGCCGCGGGGCCGACCTCACCCTGGTGCGCGGCTGGCTGGCCGACGAGCGCCCCCCGGCGATGCTGCACCGTGCGGCGCCGTGGGGGCCGGTGCAGATCTCCGGCATGCCGGTGACGCTCACCCCGGCGGAGCGCACGGCCTACGAGGCCGAGTGGGGTGAGTTCTGTCGGGAGATGGACATCGCCCGACGCGGTCGCAACGTCGCCAAGGGCCGGTCGGCGCTGCTGCGCTTCCGGCAGAAGGCCGGACTGATCCGGGTCGACTCGACCGTCGCCTGGATCGACCAGCAGGTGCAGGCCGAACGTCAGGTCGCGTGCTCGGTCGAGTTCGTCGCGACCGCTGCCGACCCGATCACCGACCGGCTGCGTGAGTCCGGCATCGAGGTCGCCACGATCTACGGCCGCGACCGGTTCGACGTCGAGGCCGAGCGGCTCCGGTTCCAGACCGGCGAGGCGAAGGTCTGCGTCTTCACCACCGTCGCCTCGATCAGCCTGCATGCCGGCGAGACCCTGCCCGGCGGCCGCACCGCGAGCACCGATCCGCGGGTCGGCATCTTCCACCAGGCACGGTTCTCCGGCATCGCCGGACGCCAGGTGACCGGCCGCACCCACCGCGACCACCAGGTCTCCCCGTGGCACATCGCGTACGCGGAGGGCACGGTGGAGGAGCAGGTCGGCAAGGTCATGGTGGAGCGGATCGCCGCCGCCTCGGACACGGCAGGAAGCGACACCACCGGGCTGACCGACCTCGCTCACCTCTTGGGCGCCGACTGGCTGCCGGTTGCGGCACTGGCGGAGGACGGCGCTTGA
- a CDS encoding SpoIIE family protein phosphatase has translation MAGAGLTPFGASDAEDAPWLALAVEAAGVGVFDWDLATGELRWDNQLLDLFERDRAAFAGTIEAFNEYVHPDDRDRVGRALSVAIASLGEYEAEYRVTLPSGRLRWIRARGRALAGTDGTAARVVGAAIDSGAGTDEETRAFKVLEAMPTAFFALDREWRFTYVNPVAQRLLGAISSDPVGQNIWELFPDALGTEFEWSYRRAAAHHESVSFEAYYPPPLDDWYEVRAWPTPDGLSVYFLDITERRAAQETLERHARRSSLVAAVSGALNDTMDPEAGVARLAALLVPELCDWCLVTIVDGEPGSSGFRRQLRDIGAWHADPDLQPAVDQYAASRLPALQDDAFLFAVLRGADPVLIESGATERISAVLEPGPARDVYRGLAPESAVIMALRGHGRTTGLITLFRAAGRAPFDRDDLDVLADIGSRAGLALGNARAFVEQRDMAEALQRSLLTAPPEPDHLHVVVRYEPAAEAVQVGGDWYDSFLQPGGATNVVIGDVIGHDTASAAAMGQMRSLLRGIAMTTDEGPADVLRRMDAVIDGLRVDSSASAVVARFEQTEQERADGVTRMRWSNAGHPPPLVVMVRGDEGVVDPADLAAPVPETAVEVRELWADQTNMLLGLFPDAPRTESVVSLPRGATVLLYTDGLVERRGEGVEQGIARLAGVLRDLVAEGLDLESACDEVLRRMLPGRPEDDVALVAVRLHREDQPRPPEAGPSDPPID, from the coding sequence ATGGCGGGAGCGGGGCTGACCCCGTTCGGGGCGTCGGACGCCGAGGACGCGCCGTGGCTCGCCCTCGCGGTCGAGGCCGCCGGCGTCGGGGTTTTCGACTGGGACCTCGCGACCGGTGAGCTCCGCTGGGACAACCAGCTGCTCGACCTGTTCGAGCGCGACCGCGCCGCGTTCGCGGGCACGATCGAGGCCTTCAACGAGTACGTCCACCCCGACGACCGCGACCGCGTCGGTCGCGCCCTCTCCGTGGCGATCGCGTCCCTGGGGGAGTACGAGGCCGAGTACCGAGTCACCCTGCCGAGCGGACGCCTGCGATGGATCCGTGCGCGCGGCCGCGCCCTCGCGGGCACCGACGGCACCGCCGCCCGGGTCGTCGGTGCCGCGATCGACAGCGGAGCCGGAACCGACGAGGAGACACGGGCGTTCAAGGTGCTCGAGGCGATGCCGACCGCCTTCTTCGCCCTCGACCGCGAGTGGCGGTTCACGTACGTCAACCCGGTCGCCCAGCGGCTGCTCGGTGCCATCAGCTCCGATCCCGTCGGCCAGAACATCTGGGAGCTCTTCCCCGACGCACTGGGCACCGAGTTCGAGTGGAGCTACCGTCGCGCGGCGGCCCATCACGAGTCGGTCTCGTTCGAGGCGTACTACCCGCCGCCGCTCGACGACTGGTACGAGGTCCGGGCGTGGCCCACGCCCGACGGCCTGTCGGTCTACTTCCTCGACATCACCGAGCGCCGTGCGGCCCAGGAGACCCTGGAGCGCCACGCCCGGCGCAGCTCCCTGGTCGCGGCCGTCTCCGGGGCCCTCAACGACACGATGGATCCCGAGGCCGGGGTCGCGCGCCTCGCCGCGCTCCTGGTCCCCGAGCTGTGCGACTGGTGCCTCGTCACGATCGTCGACGGCGAGCCCGGGTCGTCCGGCTTTCGACGCCAGCTGCGCGACATCGGTGCCTGGCACGCCGATCCCGACCTCCAGCCGGCCGTCGACCAGTACGCCGCGTCGCGCCTGCCCGCGCTGCAGGACGACGCCTTCCTGTTCGCCGTGCTCCGCGGGGCCGACCCGGTCCTGATCGAGTCGGGCGCGACCGAGCGGATCTCCGCCGTGCTCGAGCCCGGTCCCGCGCGAGACGTCTACCGCGGACTCGCGCCGGAGTCGGCCGTGATCATGGCCCTGCGGGGACACGGGCGCACGACGGGACTGATCACGCTGTTCCGCGCCGCTGGGCGGGCCCCGTTCGACCGTGACGACCTCGACGTCCTGGCCGACATCGGCAGCAGGGCCGGCCTGGCCCTGGGCAACGCCCGAGCGTTCGTGGAACAGCGCGACATGGCCGAGGCCCTGCAGCGCAGCCTCCTGACCGCGCCGCCCGAGCCCGACCACCTCCACGTCGTCGTGCGGTACGAGCCCGCAGCCGAGGCCGTGCAGGTGGGCGGCGACTGGTACGACTCGTTCCTGCAGCCCGGTGGTGCCACCAACGTCGTGATCGGCGACGTGATCGGGCACGACACGGCCTCGGCCGCGGCGATGGGGCAGATGCGGTCGCTGCTGCGCGGGATCGCGATGACGACCGACGAGGGGCCGGCCGACGTTCTGCGCCGCATGGACGCGGTCATCGACGGCCTGCGCGTCGACTCCTCGGCCAGCGCCGTCGTGGCCCGGTTCGAGCAGACCGAGCAGGAGCGCGCCGACGGGGTCACCCGGATGCGGTGGTCGAATGCCGGCCACCCGCCGCCCCTGGTCGTGATGGTGCGCGGCGACGAGGGGGTGGTCGACCCGGCCGACCTCGCCGCCCCCGTGCCTGAGACCGCGGTCGAGGTGCGGGAGCTGTGGGCCGACCAGACGAACATGCTGCTGGGGCTCTTCCCCGACGCCCCGCGCACCGAGAGTGTCGTCAGCCTGCCGCGCGGCGCCACCGTGCTGCTCTACACCGACGGGCTCGTCGAGCGCCGTGGTGAGGGCGTGGAGCAGGGCATCGCGCGCCTGGCCGGCGTGCTGCGTGATCTCGTCGCCGAGGGGCTCGACCTCGAGAGCGCGTGCGACGAGGTGCTTCGCCGCATGCTGCCCGGTCGCCCCGAGGACGACGTCGCCCTCGTAGCCGTCCGCCTGCACCGTGAGGACCAGCCACGGCCGCCCGAGGCGGGGCCGTCCGACCCACCGATCGACTGA
- a CDS encoding MerR family transcriptional regulator, whose amino-acid sequence MTSTMTIGDFSRATRLSAKALRHYHRLGLLEPAEVDTFTGYRSYSVEQVADAQLIRHFRSLEMPLDVISQVLSAEESVRSELIGAHLQRMEQRLAETRDAVTALRSLLASGSPAAAVERRVVDATPALVVRDVIDLTDLGEWFTAAQIELDRAVESSGLEPTGALGGLWSTELIRDEAGDVALFRPIAAVDHVVAMGRVEYEVLPATVLAVATHSGSDATIGQVYAELGAHVAQYEVSLDGPIRETYLAGVPGGEGVTEIGWPVRA is encoded by the coding sequence GTGACCTCGACCATGACGATCGGTGACTTCAGCCGGGCCACGCGCCTGAGCGCCAAGGCGCTGCGTCACTACCACCGGCTCGGGCTGCTCGAACCCGCTGAGGTCGACACGTTCACGGGGTACCGGTCCTACAGCGTGGAGCAGGTCGCCGATGCCCAGCTGATCCGGCACTTCCGCTCGCTGGAGATGCCGCTCGACGTCATCTCGCAGGTGCTGTCCGCCGAGGAGTCGGTGCGGTCCGAGCTCATCGGGGCGCACCTTCAGCGCATGGAGCAACGGCTGGCGGAGACCCGCGACGCCGTGACCGCGCTGCGCAGTCTGCTGGCGTCCGGGTCGCCCGCCGCCGCGGTGGAGCGCCGCGTCGTCGACGCGACACCGGCGCTGGTGGTGCGCGACGTGATCGACCTGACTGACCTGGGCGAATGGTTCACGGCCGCCCAGATCGAGCTCGACCGTGCTGTCGAGAGCTCCGGCCTGGAGCCGACGGGCGCGCTCGGCGGTCTGTGGTCGACCGAGCTGATCCGCGACGAGGCCGGGGATGTGGCGCTGTTCCGTCCCATCGCAGCGGTCGACCATGTCGTCGCCATGGGTCGGGTCGAGTACGAGGTGCTGCCGGCGACGGTGCTGGCGGTGGCCACCCACTCGGGGTCAGACGCCACGATCGGGCAGGTCTACGCCGAGCTCGGAGCACATGTGGCGCAGTACGAGGTGAGCCTCGACGGCCCGATCCGCGAGACCTACCTCGCGGGTGTGCCCGGTGGCGAGGGCGTGACCGAGATCGGGTGGCCCGTCCGCGCCTGA
- a CDS encoding nuclear transport factor 2 family protein, whose product MTAPTTTLPTAVSDYFALSEGTDRAETIRVFVPDAHVTDDGHDYRGREKVLAWLNGPASEFETTSTRLSAESTGDVTTVTDRLTGNFPGGQVDLRFAFTLDGSGLIQRLSISV is encoded by the coding sequence ATGACCGCTCCCACCACCACCCTGCCCACCGCCGTCAGCGACTACTTCGCGCTCTCCGAGGGCACCGACCGCGCCGAGACCATCCGCGTGTTCGTACCCGATGCTCACGTGACCGACGACGGCCACGACTACCGCGGACGTGAGAAGGTCCTGGCCTGGCTCAACGGTCCGGCCAGCGAGTTCGAGACCACCTCGACCCGACTCTCGGCCGAGTCCACCGGCGACGTCACGACGGTGACGGACCGGTTGACCGGCAACTTCCCCGGCGGCCAGGTCGACCTGCGGTTCGCGTTCACCCTCGACGGCTCCGGGCTCATCCAGCGCCTGAGCATCAGTGTGTAG